One stretch of Eggerthella lenta DSM 2243 DNA includes these proteins:
- the murB gene encoding UDP-N-acetylmuramate dehydrogenase: MDRVLLKGALAELFDEGAARFDASMAELTTFRIGGPADVLVEPRTAGEARVVLEACRRLGVAVRVMGLGSDVLVADEGLRCVVVRIAESLSQVEVDGERMHVEAGASNADVARRACEEGLAGYEFACGIPGTVGGAAIMNAGAYGGEFKDVAESVRCLTPEGELVDVDAERAQWSYRHSMMGEAGFVVLGATLRLAPDDPRAIRERMDDLARRRAEKQPLELPSAGSTFKRPAGFFVGQLVQEAGLRGYRVGGAQVSEKHTGFVVNAGDATAADVRRLIADVQERVRASAGVDLEPEVRMWGFEE, translated from the coding sequence GTGGATCGCGTGTTGCTGAAAGGCGCGCTGGCCGAGCTGTTCGACGAAGGGGCGGCTCGCTTCGACGCTTCGATGGCGGAGCTCACGACGTTTCGTATCGGAGGTCCGGCCGACGTTCTCGTGGAGCCTCGCACGGCGGGCGAGGCGCGTGTCGTATTGGAGGCATGTCGCCGCCTGGGCGTTGCGGTGCGTGTGATGGGGCTTGGCAGCGACGTGCTGGTGGCGGACGAAGGGCTTCGTTGCGTCGTCGTGCGCATCGCCGAGAGCTTGTCGCAGGTGGAGGTTGACGGCGAGCGGATGCATGTGGAGGCGGGCGCGTCGAACGCCGACGTGGCGCGGCGCGCATGCGAGGAGGGGCTTGCGGGATACGAGTTCGCCTGCGGCATCCCGGGCACCGTGGGCGGCGCGGCCATCATGAACGCGGGCGCCTACGGAGGCGAGTTCAAGGACGTGGCCGAATCGGTGCGCTGCCTCACGCCGGAGGGCGAGCTGGTGGACGTGGACGCCGAGCGGGCGCAGTGGTCGTATCGGCATTCGATGATGGGCGAGGCCGGTTTCGTGGTGCTGGGAGCGACGCTGCGCCTGGCTCCCGACGACCCGCGCGCCATCCGGGAGCGCATGGACGACCTCGCGCGCCGGCGCGCCGAGAAGCAACCGCTCGAGCTGCCCAGCGCCGGAAGCACCTTCAAGCGCCCTGCCGGGTTCTTCGTCGGGCAGCTGGTGCAGGAGGCGGGGTTGCGAGGGTACCGCGTGGGCGGTGCCCAAGTGTCCGAGAAGCACACCGGTTTCGTGGTGAACGCGGGCGACGCCACGGCGGCCGACGTGCGCCGCCTCATCGCCGATGTGCAGGAGCGCGTGCGGGCGAGCGCCGGCGTGGATCTCGAGCCCGAGGTGCGCATGTGGGGCTTCGAGGAATAA
- a CDS encoding energy-coupling factor transporter transmembrane component T family protein → MANFKDIPDFAPSATLWSAEGAAAGAPAASAAPACAAASARRAGARRRLDPRTSLAVLLMLNLIAFAPTKPWTEVAAVALCAATMIWCGRASAALRWLAAYAAVFGASMAVAAFPNEVTASFAAMIVVFRRVFCVGMFASNMIATTRVGEMASALQRAHVPRGGVVALCVALRFFPTMGKEFSSVAEAMKVRGMALSPATVLRHPALTAENLMVPVMSRLAIVADELSNAAIVRGIDSAAARTSYYELRFGPADALFAALFGAVVACVALIKLGVIA, encoded by the coding sequence ATGGCTAACTTCAAGGATATACCAGACTTCGCGCCCTCCGCAACCCTTTGGTCCGCCGAGGGCGCCGCTGCGGGCGCCCCGGCAGCCTCGGCAGCCCCGGCCTGCGCGGCGGCGAGCGCGCGGCGGGCGGGCGCGCGCCGCCGGCTCGACCCGCGCACGTCGCTCGCCGTCCTGCTCATGCTGAACCTCATCGCGTTCGCGCCGACGAAGCCGTGGACCGAGGTGGCGGCCGTGGCGCTGTGCGCCGCGACGATGATCTGGTGCGGCCGCGCGTCGGCGGCGCTGCGCTGGCTGGCGGCCTACGCGGCCGTCTTCGGGGCCAGCATGGCCGTCGCCGCCTTTCCGAACGAGGTGACCGCGTCGTTCGCCGCGATGATCGTCGTGTTCCGCCGCGTGTTCTGCGTGGGGATGTTCGCGTCGAACATGATCGCCACCACGCGCGTGGGCGAGATGGCCTCGGCGCTGCAGCGCGCGCACGTGCCGCGCGGCGGCGTGGTGGCGCTGTGCGTGGCGCTCAGGTTCTTCCCCACGATGGGCAAGGAGTTCTCGTCGGTGGCCGAGGCCATGAAGGTGCGCGGCATGGCGCTGTCGCCCGCGACGGTGCTGCGGCATCCGGCGCTGACGGCGGAGAACCTCATGGTGCCCGTGATGAGCCGGCTGGCCATCGTGGCCGACGAGCTGTCGAACGCGGCCATCGTGCGCGGCATCGACTCCGCGGCGGCGCGCACGTCCTACTACGAGCTGCGCTTCGGGCCGGCGGACGCCCTGTTCGCCGCCCTGTTCGGCGCCGTGGTCGCGTGCGTGGCGCTCATCAAGCTGGGGGTGATCGCGTGA
- a CDS encoding ABC transporter ATP-binding protein: MLRDSLGLTDVGAKNFRRGVFFCTLANLVLMAPIGILFLLVSDFMDHLVAGAPLPALAPYLAGCVGILALMVLTQWAEYANTYHKVYEESARKRTDLAEHLRRLPLSFFGRRDLSDLTNAIMKDCSDQERMFMHVMPQLFGTGLSTAIVIVGIFFYDWRLALAAFWVVPAALLVMALTGKHQQRKAQAMEDARLEVADGVQEFLECAQEIRATNRSAAHLDALAAKLDAFERRQVASELTTGVFVTSAQAFLKLGIGTTVFVGATLLVSGQTDFMTYFAFLLVVTRVYDPVNLILQSIGELLSMRLSIRRTQELAAEKPMEGSTDFAPRGHDVVFEDVSFSYGDGEQVLRDVSFTAREGEVTALVGPSGSGKSTVAKLAARFWDADAGSVRVGGVNVADVDPETLLADYAEVFQDVVLFDDTVMGNIRLGRVGATDEEVLAAARAAMCDEFVSRMPQGYDTMIGENGGRLSGGERQRISIARAILKDAPVVLLDEATASLDVENETQVQQALSRLLAGKTVLVIAHRMRTVANADKIVVLKEGRVAEQGAPAELMAREGGLYRRMVELQTEASGWSLAS, encoded by the coding sequence ATGCTGCGTGATTCCCTGGGCCTCACCGACGTGGGCGCGAAGAACTTCAGGCGCGGCGTGTTCTTCTGCACGCTGGCGAACCTCGTGCTCATGGCCCCGATCGGCATCCTGTTCCTGCTGGTGAGCGACTTCATGGACCACCTCGTGGCGGGGGCCCCGCTGCCCGCGCTGGCGCCGTACCTCGCGGGGTGCGTCGGCATCCTCGCGCTCATGGTCCTCACCCAGTGGGCCGAGTACGCGAACACGTACCACAAGGTGTACGAGGAGAGCGCCCGCAAGCGCACCGACCTGGCCGAGCACCTGCGCCGGCTGCCGCTGTCGTTCTTCGGGCGGCGCGACCTGTCCGACCTCACGAACGCCATCATGAAGGACTGCTCCGACCAGGAGCGCATGTTCATGCACGTCATGCCGCAGCTGTTCGGCACGGGCCTGTCCACGGCCATCGTCATCGTCGGCATCTTCTTCTACGACTGGCGTCTGGCGCTCGCGGCGTTCTGGGTGGTGCCCGCGGCGCTGCTCGTGATGGCGCTCACCGGGAAGCACCAGCAGCGCAAGGCGCAGGCGATGGAGGACGCGCGCCTCGAGGTGGCCGACGGCGTGCAGGAGTTCCTGGAGTGCGCGCAGGAGATCCGCGCCACGAACCGCTCGGCGGCGCATCTGGACGCGCTCGCGGCCAAGCTCGACGCGTTCGAGCGCAGGCAGGTGGCGTCCGAGCTGACCACCGGCGTGTTCGTCACCTCGGCGCAGGCGTTCCTCAAGCTGGGCATCGGCACCACCGTCTTCGTGGGCGCGACGCTGCTCGTGTCCGGGCAGACGGACTTCATGACCTACTTCGCCTTCCTGCTCGTGGTCACGCGCGTGTACGATCCGGTGAACCTCATCCTGCAGTCCATCGGCGAGCTGCTGAGCATGCGGCTGTCCATCAGGCGCACGCAGGAGCTGGCCGCCGAGAAGCCCATGGAGGGCTCCACCGACTTCGCGCCGCGAGGCCACGACGTGGTGTTCGAGGACGTGTCGTTCTCGTACGGCGACGGCGAGCAGGTGCTGAGGGACGTGTCGTTCACCGCCCGCGAGGGCGAGGTGACGGCGCTCGTGGGCCCGTCCGGGTCGGGCAAGTCCACGGTGGCGAAGCTGGCGGCGCGCTTCTGGGACGCCGACGCGGGGTCGGTGCGCGTGGGCGGCGTGAACGTGGCCGACGTGGACCCCGAGACGCTGCTGGCCGACTACGCCGAGGTGTTCCAGGACGTGGTGCTGTTCGACGACACGGTGATGGGCAACATCCGCCTGGGGCGGGTCGGCGCAACCGACGAGGAGGTGCTGGCGGCGGCGCGGGCGGCGATGTGCGACGAGTTCGTGAGCCGCATGCCGCAGGGCTACGACACGATGATCGGCGAGAACGGCGGGCGGCTGTCGGGAGGGGAGCGGCAGCGCATCTCCATCGCGCGCGCCATCCTGAAGGACGCGCCGGTGGTGCTGCTCGACGAGGCCACGGCCTCGCTCGACGTGGAGAACGAGACGCAGGTGCAGCAGGCGCTGTCCAGGCTGCTGGCCGGCAAGACCGTGCTGGTCATCGCGCACCGCATGCGTACCGTGGCCAACGCCGACAAGATCGTGGTACTCAAAGAGGGCCGCGTCGCCGAGCAGGGCGCGCCCGCCGAGCTCATGGCGCGCGAGGGAGGGCTGTACCGGCGCATGGTGGAGCTGCAGACCGAAGCTTCGGGGTGGTCGCTGGCTTCCTGA
- a CDS encoding ABC transporter ATP-binding protein, whose product MSRPQNPIVRLLEFAGPHKRLTIAGCALSALNAVLAIAMLVCVWFVVRDLVAVAPAWGEARQAPVYGAWALAFALAGLVVYFAALMCTHLAAFRTATNMRKAALEHLAKVPLGYFSVRSTGELRRVIEGSTGLTEGVLAHRIPDFVGALVTPVAYLVVMFVFDWVMGLVCLIPVLASAFCMFLMMGGGLGGKDGEGNSNAMQFMVNYQNALDKMNKAAVEYVRGIPVVKVFQQTVHSFRAFRESIVAYCDFATAYVKLCEGPQVAQLVAINATFFVLVPAGILLAGAAGDFGAFLTNFLFYVIFSALTTMMMSKIMYSSQAVTEAQDAVSRIDGILSAPLMAEVDPARAEAPADDAIDFDHVTFSYPGADAPALEDVVLHVPSGATVALVGPSGGGKTTAASLVPRFWDASAGRVLVGGVDVRSIPQAELMERVAFVFQNDKLFKQSLLDNIRAARPEATREEVEAAAHAAQCDDIVAKLPQGLDTVVGARGVYLSGGECQRIALARAILKDAPIVVLDEATAFADPENEALIQRALGVLCAGKTVLMIAHRLSTVAGADAIYVLDGGRLAEQGTHAELVEAGGLYARMWADYRTSAQWRIGKEGGYAA is encoded by the coding sequence GTGTCAAGACCGCAGAATCCCATCGTGCGGCTGCTGGAGTTCGCCGGGCCCCACAAGCGCTTGACCATCGCGGGCTGCGCGCTCTCGGCGCTCAACGCCGTGCTGGCCATCGCGATGCTCGTGTGCGTGTGGTTCGTCGTGCGCGACCTCGTGGCCGTCGCCCCGGCGTGGGGCGAGGCGCGGCAGGCCCCGGTGTACGGCGCCTGGGCGCTGGCCTTCGCGCTCGCGGGCCTCGTCGTGTACTTCGCCGCGCTCATGTGCACGCACCTCGCCGCGTTCCGCACGGCGACGAACATGCGCAAGGCGGCGCTCGAGCACCTCGCGAAGGTGCCGCTCGGCTACTTCTCCGTCCGCTCCACCGGCGAGCTGCGCCGCGTCATCGAAGGGTCCACGGGGCTCACCGAGGGCGTGCTGGCGCACCGCATCCCCGATTTCGTGGGCGCGCTGGTCACGCCTGTGGCCTACCTCGTCGTCATGTTCGTGTTCGACTGGGTCATGGGCCTCGTGTGCCTCATCCCCGTGCTCGCCTCCGCCTTCTGCATGTTCCTCATGATGGGCGGCGGCCTGGGCGGCAAGGACGGCGAGGGCAACTCCAACGCCATGCAGTTCATGGTGAACTACCAGAACGCGCTCGACAAGATGAACAAGGCCGCCGTGGAGTACGTGCGCGGCATCCCCGTGGTGAAGGTGTTCCAGCAGACCGTCCACTCGTTCAGGGCGTTCCGGGAGTCCATCGTGGCCTACTGCGACTTCGCCACCGCCTACGTGAAGCTGTGCGAGGGCCCGCAGGTGGCGCAGCTCGTGGCCATCAACGCGACGTTCTTCGTGCTCGTGCCGGCGGGCATCCTGCTGGCGGGCGCGGCGGGCGACTTCGGCGCGTTCCTCACGAACTTCCTGTTCTACGTCATCTTCTCGGCGCTCACCACCATGATGATGAGCAAGATCATGTACTCGTCGCAGGCGGTGACCGAGGCGCAGGACGCGGTGAGCCGCATCGACGGCATCCTGTCGGCGCCGCTCATGGCCGAGGTGGACCCGGCCCGGGCCGAGGCGCCCGCCGACGACGCCATCGACTTCGACCACGTCACGTTCTCCTATCCGGGCGCCGACGCGCCCGCGCTCGAGGACGTCGTGCTGCACGTGCCCTCGGGCGCCACGGTGGCGCTCGTGGGGCCCTCGGGCGGCGGCAAGACCACCGCGGCCTCGCTCGTGCCGCGCTTCTGGGACGCGAGCGCGGGGCGGGTGCTCGTGGGCGGCGTCGACGTGCGGTCCATCCCGCAGGCCGAGCTCATGGAGCGCGTGGCCTTCGTGTTCCAGAACGACAAGCTGTTCAAGCAGAGCCTGCTGGACAACATCCGCGCCGCGCGGCCGGAGGCGACGCGCGAGGAGGTGGAGGCGGCCGCGCACGCGGCGCAGTGCGACGACATCGTGGCGAAGCTGCCGCAGGGGCTCGACACCGTGGTGGGCGCCCGCGGCGTGTACCTCTCGGGCGGCGAGTGCCAGCGCATCGCGCTCGCGCGCGCCATCCTGAAGGACGCGCCCATCGTGGTGCTCGACGAGGCCACGGCCTTCGCCGACCCCGAGAACGAGGCGCTCATCCAGCGCGCGCTGGGGGTGCTGTGCGCGGGCAAGACCGTGCTCATGATCGCGCACCGGCTGTCCACCGTGGCCGGCGCCGACGCCATCTACGTGCTGGACGGCGGCCGCCTCGCGGAGCAGGGGACCCACGCCGAGCTGGTGGAGGCGGGCGGCTTGTACGCGCGCATGTGGGCTGACTATCGAACCTCGGCGCAATGGCGCATCGGAAAGGAGGGCGGCTATGCTGCGTGA
- the cydD gene encoding thiol reductant ABC exporter subunit CydD: MIDRALFALEGIRGALAALVALAVARALLVVGQAWSLASAIVHLWEGAPLPDQAPLIVLFFLCFVGGQLVRYAQDSYLDRYAYARIDALRRELLQAVFGQGARIVQAQGTGSVTAMVLEGIDQVETYLRLILPKIVCVVVVPLIVLLCVFPVDWVSGSIMLVMYPVIVFYMGLIGATAKAAASLQHEEYQRLSNHFIDSMRGIDTLKLFGRGKRHGERIFEVSERFREATVKTLRIATLSGSVLDLISTLSLAAVAIMLGFRLVDGSIAFFPALFVLVLVPEYFKPIREFASDYHASLDGKNALASIQGIIASAEEGASDVAGDEAAALHDVPVWSEDSTLELDGVRFSYPEHEALSDVSFAVRGFARVGVIGASGSGKSTLVNLLGGFAAPSAGTVRAAGRQLADLREPSWQRQVLYIPQDPYLFHATLRDNIVFYRPDADDDEVARAVEVVGLGDLVAELPDGLDTLVGEGARALSGGQAQRIALARALLDDSRRILLFDEPTAHLDIETELELKERMLPLMEGRLVVFATHRLHWVHDMDAVLVMEDGRVAEFGAPKELAARDGAYARLASRLEGGAL, translated from the coding sequence ATGATCGATCGGGCTTTGTTCGCGCTGGAGGGCATCCGCGGCGCGCTGGCGGCGCTGGTGGCCCTTGCCGTGGCCCGGGCGCTGCTCGTGGTGGGGCAGGCATGGTCGTTGGCAAGCGCCATCGTGCATCTATGGGAAGGCGCGCCGCTGCCCGACCAGGCTCCGCTCATCGTCCTGTTCTTCCTCTGCTTCGTAGGCGGCCAGCTGGTGCGCTACGCGCAGGACTCCTATCTCGACCGCTACGCCTACGCACGCATCGACGCACTGCGCCGCGAGCTTCTGCAGGCGGTGTTCGGCCAGGGTGCGCGCATCGTGCAAGCTCAGGGCACCGGCAGCGTCACTGCGATGGTGTTGGAGGGCATCGACCAGGTGGAGACGTACCTGCGCCTCATCCTGCCGAAGATCGTGTGCGTGGTCGTGGTGCCGCTCATCGTGCTTTTGTGCGTGTTCCCGGTGGATTGGGTGTCGGGTTCCATCATGCTGGTCATGTACCCGGTCATCGTGTTCTACATGGGGCTGATCGGCGCGACAGCGAAGGCGGCCGCGTCGCTGCAGCACGAGGAGTACCAGCGGCTGTCGAATCACTTCATCGACTCGATGCGCGGCATCGATACGCTCAAGCTGTTCGGCCGCGGCAAGCGCCACGGCGAGCGCATCTTCGAGGTGAGCGAGCGCTTCCGCGAGGCAACGGTTAAGACGCTGCGCATCGCCACGTTGTCGGGCTCCGTGCTCGACCTCATCTCCACGCTGTCGCTGGCGGCCGTGGCCATCATGTTGGGATTCCGCCTCGTGGACGGTTCGATCGCCTTCTTCCCTGCGCTGTTCGTGCTGGTGCTGGTGCCGGAGTACTTCAAGCCCATCCGCGAGTTCGCCAGCGACTACCACGCCTCGCTCGACGGCAAGAACGCGCTGGCCTCCATTCAGGGCATCATCGCGTCGGCGGAGGAGGGCGCGTCGGACGTTGCAGGCGACGAGGCCGCCGCGCTGCACGACGTTCCCGTCTGGAGCGAAGATTCGACGCTCGAGCTGGACGGCGTGCGCTTCTCGTATCCCGAGCACGAGGCGCTTTCGGACGTGTCCTTCGCCGTGCGCGGTTTCGCGCGCGTCGGCGTCATCGGGGCCAGCGGCTCGGGCAAGAGCACGCTCGTGAACCTGTTGGGCGGCTTCGCGGCTCCCAGCGCGGGCACGGTGCGCGCCGCAGGGCGGCAGCTGGCAGACCTGCGCGAGCCTTCGTGGCAGCGCCAGGTGCTCTACATCCCGCAGGACCCGTACCTGTTCCACGCCACGCTGCGCGACAACATCGTGTTCTACCGCCCCGATGCCGACGACGATGAGGTTGCGCGCGCGGTGGAGGTCGTGGGGCTGGGCGATCTCGTGGCCGAGCTGCCGGACGGGCTGGACACGCTGGTGGGCGAGGGCGCCCGCGCGCTGTCGGGCGGCCAGGCGCAGCGCATCGCGCTGGCCCGCGCGCTTCTGGACGACTCGCGGCGCATCCTGCTGTTCGACGAACCCACGGCGCACCTCGACATCGAGACCGAGTTGGAGCTGAAGGAGCGCATGCTGCCGCTCATGGAAGGCCGTCTCGTGGTGTTCGCCACGCACCGGCTGCATTGGGTGCACGACATGGACGCCGTGCTGGTGATGGAGGACGGGCGCGTGGCCGAGTTCGGCGCGCCGAAGGAGCTTGCCGCGCGCGACGGCGCGTACGCGCGCTTGGCGTCGCGGTTGGAAGGAGGCGCGCTATGA
- a CDS encoding MptD family putative ECF transporter S component — MATTTVAASSGGANAKGKLVGKDYITLAIFGVLLFLVFMVFAMVLGMNANLFWFTHACGSLIGGIVWMYVAAKVPKRGAFAIMSAIVAVVALLLGMLWTGPVGIVAGGLLAELVAGAGSKRTTLRCLAAFAVWTLCFWVGQESMIFLAGDAYVQIVVDSGMSAEYGQGLVDFIHGPLALVALAATAVCPFVGGWIGSKLFKKHFAKISA; from the coding sequence ATGGCAACGACGACGGTTGCCGCCTCTTCGGGCGGCGCGAACGCGAAGGGCAAGCTGGTGGGGAAGGACTACATCACGCTGGCCATCTTCGGGGTGCTCCTGTTCCTCGTGTTCATGGTGTTCGCGATGGTGCTGGGCATGAACGCGAACCTGTTCTGGTTCACGCACGCGTGCGGCTCGCTCATCGGCGGCATCGTGTGGATGTACGTGGCCGCGAAGGTGCCCAAGCGCGGCGCGTTCGCCATCATGTCCGCGATCGTCGCGGTGGTGGCGCTGCTGCTGGGCATGCTGTGGACCGGCCCGGTGGGCATCGTGGCGGGCGGCCTGCTGGCCGAGCTCGTGGCGGGGGCCGGCAGCAAGCGCACCACGCTGCGCTGCCTGGCGGCGTTCGCGGTGTGGACGCTGTGCTTCTGGGTGGGCCAGGAGTCGATGATCTTCCTAGCGGGCGACGCCTACGTGCAGATCGTGGTCGATTCCGGCATGAGCGCCGAGTACGGCCAGGGGCTCGTCGACTTCATCCACGGCCCGCTCGCGCTGGTGGCGCTGGCCGCGACCGCGGTGTGCCCCTTCGTGGGCGGCTGGATCGGCTCGAAGCTGTTCAAGAAGCACTTCGCCAAGATCTCGGCCTGA
- a CDS encoding ABC transporter ATP-binding protein — protein sequence MSAQADAALSFDRAGFTYAGAREPALADVSLSVPAGQCVVLTGGSGCGKTTLTRLANGLIPVSYDGELAGSVRIAGKDAGSWEMDALCRRVGSVFQNPRSQFFNLDTTSEVAFGCENLGLSRAEMHRRVDGAFALLGIEHLRDRDIRALSGGQRQMVAIASVCAMGPDVFVLDEPTASLDVGAMLQLAEAVARLKAAGKTVLVAEHRLWWLAGIADRVVVMRGGRVVRDADAAAFARIGEDERARLGLRAWDLARVSPARRGDGSAASGARAADEAPALDAAGLEAGYGRDAPVLRGAGLRLDAGTVTALVGRNGAGKTTLSRCLVGLHRERAGSVRFRGEEPRRRDRPEHAYLVMQETGYQLFSDTVRGELLGALTHGGLRPAPDGADGQADRALARFGLEDIAERHPLSLSGGQRQRLAIAVGILQGARVLVLDEPTSGLDFGTMGRVADEVRRARDAGACIVVVTHDYEFVCAACDQVAVLEDGVVSDVLPVRGEALGRIRRAIGIDGRARPL from the coding sequence GTGAGCGCGCAGGCCGACGCGGCGCTTTCGTTCGACCGGGCGGGCTTCACCTACGCCGGCGCCCGCGAGCCCGCCCTCGCCGACGTGTCCCTGAGCGTGCCCGCAGGGCAGTGCGTGGTGCTCACCGGCGGCTCCGGCTGCGGCAAGACCACGCTCACGCGCCTGGCGAACGGGCTGATCCCCGTCTCCTACGACGGGGAGCTCGCGGGGTCGGTGCGCATCGCCGGCAAGGACGCGGGGTCGTGGGAGATGGACGCGCTGTGCCGGCGCGTGGGCTCGGTGTTCCAGAACCCCCGCAGCCAGTTCTTCAACCTGGACACCACCTCGGAGGTGGCGTTCGGCTGCGAGAACCTCGGGCTCTCGCGCGCCGAGATGCACCGGCGCGTGGACGGCGCCTTCGCCCTGCTGGGCATCGAGCACCTGCGCGACCGCGACATCCGCGCGCTCTCGGGCGGCCAGCGCCAGATGGTGGCCATCGCCTCGGTGTGCGCGATGGGCCCCGACGTCTTCGTGCTGGACGAGCCCACGGCGTCGCTCGACGTGGGCGCCATGCTCCAGCTGGCCGAGGCGGTCGCGCGGCTCAAGGCCGCGGGCAAGACCGTGCTCGTGGCCGAGCACCGGCTGTGGTGGCTCGCGGGCATCGCCGACCGGGTGGTGGTGATGCGGGGCGGGCGCGTCGTGCGCGACGCGGACGCCGCCGCCTTCGCGCGGATCGGCGAGGACGAGCGCGCGCGGCTGGGCCTGCGCGCCTGGGACCTGGCGCGCGTGTCGCCGGCGCGCCGCGGCGACGGCTCCGCCGCGTCGGGCGCGCGCGCCGCCGACGAGGCCCCCGCGCTCGACGCGGCCGGCCTCGAGGCGGGCTACGGCCGCGACGCGCCCGTGCTGCGCGGGGCGGGCCTGCGGCTGGACGCCGGGACGGTGACGGCGCTCGTGGGCAGGAACGGCGCGGGCAAGACCACGCTGTCGCGCTGCCTGGTGGGGCTGCACCGGGAGCGCGCGGGCAGCGTCCGCTTCCGCGGCGAGGAGCCGCGCCGCCGCGACCGGCCCGAGCACGCCTACCTCGTGATGCAGGAGACCGGCTACCAGCTGTTCAGCGACACCGTGCGCGGCGAGCTGCTGGGCGCGCTCACGCACGGCGGGCTGCGGCCCGCGCCCGACGGGGCGGACGGGCAGGCGGACCGCGCGCTCGCGCGCTTCGGCCTCGAGGACATCGCCGAGCGCCACCCGCTCTCGCTCTCGGGAGGGCAGCGCCAGCGGCTGGCCATCGCCGTCGGCATCCTGCAGGGCGCCCGCGTGCTCGTGCTCGACGAGCCCACGAGCGGGCTCGACTTCGGCACCATGGGGCGCGTGGCCGACGAGGTGCGCCGGGCGCGCGACGCGGGAGCGTGCATCGTCGTGGTCACCCACGACTACGAGTTCGTCTGCGCCGCCTGCGACCAGGTGGCCGTGCTCGAGGACGGCGTCGTGTCCGACGTGCTGCCCGTGCGCGGCGAGGCCCTCGGGCGCATCCGGCGCGCGATCGGCATCGACGGGCGGGCGCGCCCGCTCTGA